Proteins encoded together in one Muntiacus reevesi chromosome 22, mMunRee1.1, whole genome shotgun sequence window:
- the KIAA0232 gene encoding uncharacterized protein KIAA0232 homolog isoform X4 yields the protein MRPVCTAAVDGLPSESSSSSHPGPVSVSEMSLLHALGPVQTWLGQELEKCGIDAMIYTRYVLSLLLHDSYDYDLQEQENDIFLGWEKGAYKKWGKSKRKGSDLTLEEMKKQAAVQCLRSASDESSGIETLVEELCSRLKDLQSQQEEKIHKKLEGSPSPEAELSPTAKDQVEMYYEAFPPLSEKPVCLQEIMTVWNKSAGGSYSSSSSSSTAPPASTDTPSPKDCNSEGEAIRERSGDAAASLHERTRGGRSHGEKDTRFRSGPGEERPAPPPYKKQGRHRPDGKPRPRSWSSGSSEAGSSSSGNQGEPKASAKCVKARHKAREIRNKKGARSAQSRLSLKHAERAERHPQAAGSSSSSGGGGSIRQLCKRGKRPLKEPGRKEAGAAEGPDLLREGRADREYKEEPLWYTEPIAEYFVPLSRKSKLETTYRNRQDAGAAASAAVEELSESVRGLCISSDAHKTYLAAGTFIDGHFVEMPAVINEDIDLAGTSFCPLPEDDKYLDDIHLSELTHFYEVDIDQSMLDPGASETTQGESRILNMIRQKSKEKTDFEAECCIVLDGMELQGERAIWADCTSSVGAEGFLLQDLGGLAQFWECCSSSSGDADGESFAGDSPVRLSPTLDSTVLNPHLLAGNQELFSDINEGSGINSCFSVFEVQCSNSVLPFSFETLNLGNENTDSSANMLGKTQSRLLIWTKNSAFEENEHCSNLSTRTCSPWSHSEETRSDNETLNIQFEESTQFNAEDINYVVPRVSSNYVDEELLDFLQDETCQQNSRTLGEIPTLVFQKKSKLESVCGIQLEQKAENKAFATTQVCSEGSPRGDGYSSGVIKDIWTKVADRDSAALLEIESADDELFPTDVNNYCCCLDAEAPVEPLQEPNKAVQRSEYHLWEGQKETLEKRAFVSGELSKVDGGDYTTPSKPWDVAQDKENSFILGGVYGELKTFNSDGEWAVVPPSHAKGSLLQCAASDVVTIAGTDVFMTPGNSFAPGHRQLWKPFVSFEQNDQPKSGENGLNKGFSFIFHEDLLGACGNFQVEDPGLEYPFSSFDLSNPFSQVLHVECSFEPEGIASFSPSFKPKSILCSDSDSEVFHPRICDVDRTQYRAIRISPRTHFRPISASELSPGGGSESEFESERDEANIPIPSQVDTFEDPQADLKPLEEDAEKEGHYYGKSELESGKFLPRLKKSGMEKSAQTSLDSQEESAGVLPAGERNPCLECSMSEPLEIDLESPEANCKIMAQCEEEINHFCSCKAGCQFPAYEDDPVSSGQLEEFPVLNTDVHGMNRSQEKQTWWEKALYSPLFPASECEGVFCL from the exons GAGAATGACATCTTTCTGGGCTGGGAAAAAGGAGCTTATAAGAAATGGGGAAAGAGTAAGAGAAAGGGCTCAGATCTAActctagaagaaatgaaaaaacaggCTGCTGTCCAGTGTCTTCGATCTGCTTCTGATGAA AGCTCTGGCATTGAGACTTTAGTGGAGGAGCTCTGCTCCAGGCTGAAGGACCTGCAGAGCCAGCAAG AAGAGAAGATTCACAAGAAGTTAGAGGGGTCTCCCTCTCCAGAGGCAGAACTATCACCCACAGCGAAGGATCAAGTGGAAAT GTACTATGAGGCGTTTCCACCGCTCTCCGAGAAGCCGGTTTGCCTGCAGGAGATCATGACCGTGTGGAACAAGTCCGCAGGCGGATCCTACTCGAGCTCGTCCTCCTCGTCCACAGCCCCTCCAGCCAGCACAGACACGCCCtcccccaaggactgcaacagCGAAGGCGAGGCCATCCGGGAGAGAAGCGGCGACGCGGCCGCCAGCCTGCACGAGAGAACGCGGGGCGGCCGCAGCCACGGCGAGAAGGACACCAGGTTCAGGAGCGGGCCCGGCGAAGAGCGGCCCGCGCCGCCGCCGTACAAGAAGCAGGGCCGGCACCGGCCCGACGGGAAGCCGCGCCCGCGCTCCTGGTCCTCCGGCTCCAGCGAAGCCGGCTCGAGCTCCAGCGGGAACCAGGGGGAGCCCAAGGCGTCGGCGAAGTGCGTGAAGGCACGGCACAAGGCGCGGGAGATCCGCAACAAGAAAGGAGCGCGCAGCGCGCAGAGCCGGCTCTCGCTGAAGCACGCCGAGAGGGCGGAGAGACACCCGCAGGCCGccgggagcagcagcagcagcggcggcggcggctccatCAGACAGCTGTGCAAGCGCGGCAAGCGGCCGCTGAAGGAGCCGGGCAGGAAGGAGGCGGGCGCCGCCGAGGGCCCAGACCTGCTCCGGGAGGGCAGGGCGGACAGGGAGTACAAGGAGGAGCCGCTGTGGTACACGGAGCCCATCGCCGAGTACTTCGTCCCCCTGAGCAGAAAGAGCAAGCTGGAGACCACCTACCGCAACAGGCAGGACGCCGGCGCCGCGGCCTCGGCCGCCGTGGAGGAGCTGTCCGAGTCGGTGCGCGGTCTCTGCATCAGCAGCGATGCTCACAAGACATACCTCGCGGCAGGCACTTTCATCGATGGCCACTTTGTAGAAATGCCTGCAGTCATAAATGAGGACATCGACCTCGCTGGGACCTCATTCTGTCCTCTGCCAGAGGACGACAAATACTTGGATGATATTCATCTGTCAGAATTAACACACTTCTACGAAGTGGATATTGATCAATCCATGTTGGATCCCGGTGCCTCAGAAACCACGCAAGGAGAAAGTCGAATTTTGAATATGATTCgacaaaaaagcaaagagaagacaGATTTTGAGGCAGAATGTTGCATAGTGTTAGATGGAATGGAGTTGCAAGGGGAACGTGCAATATGGGCAGACTGCACCAGCTCTGTGGGCGCTGAGGGCTTTCTCCTGCAAGACCTCGGCGGCCTGGCCCAGTTCTGGGAGTGCTGTTCGTCCAGCTCTGGTGATGCCGACGGGGAGAGTTTTGCGGGAGACTCCCCGGTTCGACTCTCCCCGACCTTAGACAGCACAGTGCTCAATCCGCATTTGCTGGCCGGCAATCAAGAGCTCTTTTCAGATATTAATGAAGGATCTGGTATAAACTCTTGTTTTTCAGTGTTTGAAGTGCAATGCAGTAATTCtgttttaccattttcttttgaaaCACTCAACTTgggaaatgaaaatacagattCTAGTGCTAACATGCTTGGGAAAACACAGTCTAGATTACTAATATGGACCAAAAATAGTGCCTTTGAAGAAAATGAACACTGTTCTAATCTTTCAACAAGAACTTGTAGTCCGTGGTCCCACTCAGAAGAAACACGTTCAGACAATGAGACGTTAAATATCCAGTTTGAAGAATCCACGCAGTTTAACGCAGAGGATATTAATTATGTAGTTCCTAGAGTCTCGTCCAATTATGTAGATGAAGAACTCCTAGATTTTTTGCAGGACGAAACTTGCCAGCAAAACAGTAGGACTTTAGGAGAAATCCCAACATTagttttccaaaaaaaatctaaactagAATCTGTCTGTGGTATTCAGCTAGAACAAAAAGCAGAGAACAAAGCCTTCGCAACGACGCAGGTGTGCAGTGAAGGCAGTCCGCGCGGAGATGGGTACAGCTCAGGGGTTATCAAAGACATTTGGACGAAGGTGGCAGATAGAGATTCTGCGGCTCTGCTGGAAATAGAAAGCGCTGACGATGAGTTGTTTCCAACAGATGTAAATAACTACTGCTGCTGTTTGGATGCTGAGGCTCCAGTGGAGCCCCTCCAGGAGCCCAACAAGGCCGTGCAGAGATCAGAATACCATCTGTGGGAGGGCCAgaaagagaccctggagaagagagcctTTGTGTCCGGCGAGCTGTCCAAGGTGGATGGCGGGGACTACACCACCCCCTCGAAACCTTGGGACGTGGCCCAAGACAAAGAGAACTCATTCATCCTGGGAGGAGTTTACGGAGAGCTCAAAACCTTTAACAGCGATGGGGAGTGGGCGGTCGTACCACCCAGTCACGCCAAAGGAAGTTTGTTGCAGTGTGCCGCTTCGGACGTGGTGACCATAGCGGGGACAGATGTCTTTATGACCCCCGGAAACAGCTTCGCTCCTGGTCACAGGCAGTTATGGAAACCCTTTGTGTCCTTCGAACAGAACGACCAGCCGAAGAGCGGGGAAAACGGATTGAATAAGGGATTTTCCTTCATCTTCCATGAAGACTTACTAGGAGCCTGTGGCAACTTTCAAGTTGAAGATCCTGGACTCGAATatcccttctcttcctttgaCTTAAGCAATCCGTTTTCACAAGTTCTCCATGTAGAGTGTTCCTTTGAACCCGAAGGGATCGCATCTTTCAGTCCTAGCTTCAAACCGAAATCAATCCTCTGCTCTGATTCCGATAGCGAAGTTTTCCACCCCAGGATATGCGATGTCGACAGAACCCAGTACCGGGCCATCCGGATCTCCCCCAGGACTCATTTTCGCCCCATCTCTGCGTCTGAACTCTCCCCCGGAGGAGGAAGCGAGTCAGAATTTGAATCCGAGAGAGATGAAGCAAATATTCCCATTCCTTCTCAAGTCGATACATTTGAAGATCCACAGGCAGATCTCAAACCCCTGGAAGAGGACGCAGAGAAAGAAGGCCATTACTATGGGAAGTCCGAGCTTGAGTCTGGGAAGTTCCTCCCCAGGCTGAAGAAGTCTGGGATGGAGAAGAGTGCCCAGACGTCCCTGGATTCCCAGGAGGAGTCAGCCGGGGTCCTACCGGCAGGAGAGCGGAACCCGTGTCTGGAGTGCAGCATGAGTGAACCTCTGGAGATCGACCTGGAAAGCccagaagcaaactgtaaaataATGGCACAGTGCGAGGAAGAAATTAATCATTTCTGCAGCTGCAAAGCAGGTTGTCAGTTCCCTGCTTATGAAGATGATCCAGTTTCTTCAGGACAACTGGAAGAG TTCCCTGTATTGAACACTGATGTGCATGGAATGAACCGAAGTCAAGAGAAACAAACCTGGTGGGAAAAAGCCTTGTACTCGCCTCTTTTCCCTGCCTCGGAGTGTGAAG GTGTCTTCTGTCTATGA
- the KIAA0232 gene encoding uncharacterized protein KIAA0232 homolog isoform X3 translates to MRPVCTAAVDGLPSESSSSSHPGPVSVSEMSLLHALGPVQTWLGQELEKCGIDAMIYTRYVLSLLLHDSYDYDLQEQENDIFLGWEKGAYKKWGKSKRKGSDLTLEEMKKQAAVQCLRSASDESSGIETLVEELCSRLKDLQSQQEEKIHKKLEGSPSPEAELSPTAKDQVEMYYEAFPPLSEKPVCLQEIMTVWNKSAGGSYSSSSSSSTAPPASTDTPSPKDCNSEGEAIRERSGDAAASLHERTRGGRSHGEKDTRFRSGPGEERPAPPPYKKQGRHRPDGKPRPRSWSSGSSEAGSSSSGNQGEPKASAKCVKARHKAREIRNKKGARSAQSRLSLKHAERAERHPQAAGSSSSSGGGGSIRQLCKRGKRPLKEPGRKEAGAAEGPDLLREGRADREYKEEPLWYTEPIAEYFVPLSRKSKLETTYRNRQDAGAAASAAVEELSESVRGLCISSDAHKTYLAAGTFIDGHFVEMPAVINEDIDLAGTSFCPLPEDDKYLDDIHLSELTHFYEVDIDQSMLDPGASETTQGESRILNMIRQKSKEKTDFEAECCIVLDGMELQGERAIWADCTSSVGAEGFLLQDLGGLAQFWECCSSSSGDADGESFAGDSPVRLSPTLDSTVLNPHLLAGNQELFSDINEGSGINSCFSVFEVQCSNSVLPFSFETLNLGNENTDSSANMLGKTQSRLLIWTKNSAFEENEHCSNLSTRTCSPWSHSEETRSDNETLNIQFEESTQFNAEDINYVVPRVSSNYVDEELLDFLQDETCQQNSRTLGEIPTLVFQKKSKLESVCGIQLEQKAENKAFATTQVCSEGSPRGDGYSSGVIKDIWTKVADRDSAALLEIESADDELFPTDVNNYCCCLDAEAPVEPLQEPNKAVQRSEYHLWEGQKETLEKRAFVSGELSKVDGGDYTTPSKPWDVAQDKENSFILGGVYGELKTFNSDGEWAVVPPSHAKGSLLQCAASDVVTIAGTDVFMTPGNSFAPGHRQLWKPFVSFEQNDQPKSGENGLNKGFSFIFHEDLLGACGNFQVEDPGLEYPFSSFDLSNPFSQVLHVECSFEPEGIASFSPSFKPKSILCSDSDSEVFHPRICDVDRTQYRAIRISPRTHFRPISASELSPGGGSESEFESERDEANIPIPSQVDTFEDPQADLKPLEEDAEKEGHYYGKSELESGKFLPRLKKSGMEKSAQTSLDSQEESAGVLPAGERNPCLECSMSEPLEIDLESPEANCKIMAQCEEEINHFCSCKAGCQFPAYEDDPVSSGQLEEQFPVLNTDVHGMNRSQEKQTWWEKALYSPLFPASECEGVFCL, encoded by the exons GAGAATGACATCTTTCTGGGCTGGGAAAAAGGAGCTTATAAGAAATGGGGAAAGAGTAAGAGAAAGGGCTCAGATCTAActctagaagaaatgaaaaaacaggCTGCTGTCCAGTGTCTTCGATCTGCTTCTGATGAA AGCTCTGGCATTGAGACTTTAGTGGAGGAGCTCTGCTCCAGGCTGAAGGACCTGCAGAGCCAGCAAG AAGAGAAGATTCACAAGAAGTTAGAGGGGTCTCCCTCTCCAGAGGCAGAACTATCACCCACAGCGAAGGATCAAGTGGAAAT GTACTATGAGGCGTTTCCACCGCTCTCCGAGAAGCCGGTTTGCCTGCAGGAGATCATGACCGTGTGGAACAAGTCCGCAGGCGGATCCTACTCGAGCTCGTCCTCCTCGTCCACAGCCCCTCCAGCCAGCACAGACACGCCCtcccccaaggactgcaacagCGAAGGCGAGGCCATCCGGGAGAGAAGCGGCGACGCGGCCGCCAGCCTGCACGAGAGAACGCGGGGCGGCCGCAGCCACGGCGAGAAGGACACCAGGTTCAGGAGCGGGCCCGGCGAAGAGCGGCCCGCGCCGCCGCCGTACAAGAAGCAGGGCCGGCACCGGCCCGACGGGAAGCCGCGCCCGCGCTCCTGGTCCTCCGGCTCCAGCGAAGCCGGCTCGAGCTCCAGCGGGAACCAGGGGGAGCCCAAGGCGTCGGCGAAGTGCGTGAAGGCACGGCACAAGGCGCGGGAGATCCGCAACAAGAAAGGAGCGCGCAGCGCGCAGAGCCGGCTCTCGCTGAAGCACGCCGAGAGGGCGGAGAGACACCCGCAGGCCGccgggagcagcagcagcagcggcggcggcggctccatCAGACAGCTGTGCAAGCGCGGCAAGCGGCCGCTGAAGGAGCCGGGCAGGAAGGAGGCGGGCGCCGCCGAGGGCCCAGACCTGCTCCGGGAGGGCAGGGCGGACAGGGAGTACAAGGAGGAGCCGCTGTGGTACACGGAGCCCATCGCCGAGTACTTCGTCCCCCTGAGCAGAAAGAGCAAGCTGGAGACCACCTACCGCAACAGGCAGGACGCCGGCGCCGCGGCCTCGGCCGCCGTGGAGGAGCTGTCCGAGTCGGTGCGCGGTCTCTGCATCAGCAGCGATGCTCACAAGACATACCTCGCGGCAGGCACTTTCATCGATGGCCACTTTGTAGAAATGCCTGCAGTCATAAATGAGGACATCGACCTCGCTGGGACCTCATTCTGTCCTCTGCCAGAGGACGACAAATACTTGGATGATATTCATCTGTCAGAATTAACACACTTCTACGAAGTGGATATTGATCAATCCATGTTGGATCCCGGTGCCTCAGAAACCACGCAAGGAGAAAGTCGAATTTTGAATATGATTCgacaaaaaagcaaagagaagacaGATTTTGAGGCAGAATGTTGCATAGTGTTAGATGGAATGGAGTTGCAAGGGGAACGTGCAATATGGGCAGACTGCACCAGCTCTGTGGGCGCTGAGGGCTTTCTCCTGCAAGACCTCGGCGGCCTGGCCCAGTTCTGGGAGTGCTGTTCGTCCAGCTCTGGTGATGCCGACGGGGAGAGTTTTGCGGGAGACTCCCCGGTTCGACTCTCCCCGACCTTAGACAGCACAGTGCTCAATCCGCATTTGCTGGCCGGCAATCAAGAGCTCTTTTCAGATATTAATGAAGGATCTGGTATAAACTCTTGTTTTTCAGTGTTTGAAGTGCAATGCAGTAATTCtgttttaccattttcttttgaaaCACTCAACTTgggaaatgaaaatacagattCTAGTGCTAACATGCTTGGGAAAACACAGTCTAGATTACTAATATGGACCAAAAATAGTGCCTTTGAAGAAAATGAACACTGTTCTAATCTTTCAACAAGAACTTGTAGTCCGTGGTCCCACTCAGAAGAAACACGTTCAGACAATGAGACGTTAAATATCCAGTTTGAAGAATCCACGCAGTTTAACGCAGAGGATATTAATTATGTAGTTCCTAGAGTCTCGTCCAATTATGTAGATGAAGAACTCCTAGATTTTTTGCAGGACGAAACTTGCCAGCAAAACAGTAGGACTTTAGGAGAAATCCCAACATTagttttccaaaaaaaatctaaactagAATCTGTCTGTGGTATTCAGCTAGAACAAAAAGCAGAGAACAAAGCCTTCGCAACGACGCAGGTGTGCAGTGAAGGCAGTCCGCGCGGAGATGGGTACAGCTCAGGGGTTATCAAAGACATTTGGACGAAGGTGGCAGATAGAGATTCTGCGGCTCTGCTGGAAATAGAAAGCGCTGACGATGAGTTGTTTCCAACAGATGTAAATAACTACTGCTGCTGTTTGGATGCTGAGGCTCCAGTGGAGCCCCTCCAGGAGCCCAACAAGGCCGTGCAGAGATCAGAATACCATCTGTGGGAGGGCCAgaaagagaccctggagaagagagcctTTGTGTCCGGCGAGCTGTCCAAGGTGGATGGCGGGGACTACACCACCCCCTCGAAACCTTGGGACGTGGCCCAAGACAAAGAGAACTCATTCATCCTGGGAGGAGTTTACGGAGAGCTCAAAACCTTTAACAGCGATGGGGAGTGGGCGGTCGTACCACCCAGTCACGCCAAAGGAAGTTTGTTGCAGTGTGCCGCTTCGGACGTGGTGACCATAGCGGGGACAGATGTCTTTATGACCCCCGGAAACAGCTTCGCTCCTGGTCACAGGCAGTTATGGAAACCCTTTGTGTCCTTCGAACAGAACGACCAGCCGAAGAGCGGGGAAAACGGATTGAATAAGGGATTTTCCTTCATCTTCCATGAAGACTTACTAGGAGCCTGTGGCAACTTTCAAGTTGAAGATCCTGGACTCGAATatcccttctcttcctttgaCTTAAGCAATCCGTTTTCACAAGTTCTCCATGTAGAGTGTTCCTTTGAACCCGAAGGGATCGCATCTTTCAGTCCTAGCTTCAAACCGAAATCAATCCTCTGCTCTGATTCCGATAGCGAAGTTTTCCACCCCAGGATATGCGATGTCGACAGAACCCAGTACCGGGCCATCCGGATCTCCCCCAGGACTCATTTTCGCCCCATCTCTGCGTCTGAACTCTCCCCCGGAGGAGGAAGCGAGTCAGAATTTGAATCCGAGAGAGATGAAGCAAATATTCCCATTCCTTCTCAAGTCGATACATTTGAAGATCCACAGGCAGATCTCAAACCCCTGGAAGAGGACGCAGAGAAAGAAGGCCATTACTATGGGAAGTCCGAGCTTGAGTCTGGGAAGTTCCTCCCCAGGCTGAAGAAGTCTGGGATGGAGAAGAGTGCCCAGACGTCCCTGGATTCCCAGGAGGAGTCAGCCGGGGTCCTACCGGCAGGAGAGCGGAACCCGTGTCTGGAGTGCAGCATGAGTGAACCTCTGGAGATCGACCTGGAAAGCccagaagcaaactgtaaaataATGGCACAGTGCGAGGAAGAAATTAATCATTTCTGCAGCTGCAAAGCAGGTTGTCAGTTCCCTGCTTATGAAGATGATCCAGTTTCTTCAGGACAACTGGAAGAG CAGTTCCCTGTATTGAACACTGATGTGCATGGAATGAACCGAAGTCAAGAGAAACAAACCTGGTGGGAAAAAGCCTTGTACTCGCCTCTTTTCCCTGCCTCGGAGTGTGAAG GTGTCTTCTGTCTATGA